Part of the bacterium genome is shown below.
AAGCTCGGGTTTATTGAATTCCTCACTGACAATTGGGTCATCTACGAAATAGAAGACAATCTTATCTACCAAAGAGAAGAACCTGCCAAAATTACCCTCTCCTATGTAATATCCTTCAGGGGTGAATGAGACCCAATCTTTATCCCTTGCTGCAAAAGCAATGATTTCTTTCCCATCTGAGATTCTAAAGAAACGAATAGTCCCATCATCTGACCCTGAGATAAGAATCCTGCCATCTGGACTGATGACTACTGACCAAACCCAGCCTGTATGCCCCTCTAATCTCTGGATAAGCCTGCCCGTCTTTGTCTCCCAGAGACAAATGGTTCTATCATCTGACCCTGAGGCAAGGATATTTCCATCTGGGCTAAAAGCTACTGACCTAACCCAATTTGTATGCCCCTCTAATCTCTGGATAAGCCTGTCCGTCTTTGTCTCCCAGAGACAAATGATTTCATCATCTGACCCTGAGGCAAGCATGGCTCCATCTGGACTGATGGCTACTGAGAAAACCCTGCCTGTATGCCCTTCTAATCTCTGGATAAGCCTGCCNNNNNNNNNNNNNNNNNNNNNNNNNNNNNNNNNNNNNNNNNNNNNNNNNNNNNNNNNNNNNNNNNNNNNNNNNNNNNNNNNNNNNNNNNNNNNNNNNNNNGCATGGCTCCATCTGGACTGATGGCTACTGAGAAAACCCTGCCTGTATGCCCTTCTAATCTCTGGATAAGCCTGCCCGTCTTTGTCTCCCAGAGACAAATGGTTCTATCATCTGACCCTGAGGCAAGCATGGCTCCATCTGGACTGATGGCTACTGAGAAAACCCTACCTGTATGCCCTTCTAATCTCTGGATAAGCCTGGCTGTCCTTGTCTCCCAGAGACAAATGGTGTTATCATATGACCCTGAGGCAAGGATGGTTCCATCTGGGCTAAAAGCTACTGACCTAACCCTGTCTGTATGGCCTTCCAATCTCTGGATAAGCCTGGCTGTCCTTGTCTCCCAGAGACAAATGGTGTTATCATATGACCCTGAGGCAAGGATGGTTCCATCTGGGCTAAAAGCTACTGAGAAAACCGAGTCTGTATGGCCTTCTAATCTCTGGATAAGCCTGCCTGTCCTTATCTCCCAGAGACAAATGGTTCTATCATCTGACCCTGAGGCAAGCTTTCCTCCATCTGGACTAAAAGCTACTGAGAAAATCGGGCCTTTATGACCCTCTAAGGTCTGGATAAGCCTGCCTGTCCTTATCTCCCAGAGACAAATGGTTCTATCATTTGATCCTGAGGCAAGATTCTCTCCATCTGGACTAAAAGCTACTGACCTAACCCAGCCTGTATGCCCCTCTAATCTCTGGATAAGCCTGCCTGTCCTTGTCTCCCAGAGACAAATGGTGTTATCATATGCCCCTGAGGCAAGCATCCCTCCATCTGGACTTATGGCTACTGACAAAACCCTGCTTGTATGCCCCTCTAATCTCTGGATAAGCCTGCCAGTCTCTGTCTCCCAGAGACGAATGGTTCTATCATCTGACCCTGAGGCAAGGATATTTCCATCTGGGCTGATGGCAATACAATTAGCGGGTGATGGAATGTGACGGATTGCCCGGTTTATCTTTGAATCAAAAAAGATGATTCCTCCCTCGCTTGCGGCAATCAATAGCCTTCCATCCGGGGAGTAGATAATTTCATCTGTTCTATAAGAAGATGGCTCAAGCACCGGTTCTATCTTAAATTCTCTATCCCAGGATGCGCCAAATCCTGGCATCTCTTTATCGGTTTTTGCCTTCCATCCCCGCACATAATCAAATCTTGCCCCATCAATTAAGGCTCCCAGAAGGTCAGCTCCTACAAGGTCAGCGCCAGTTAAGTTTGCTCCCCTTAGGTCAGCTTCCCTTAGGTTAAATCCCTTAAGATTTTTCCCTACAAGTATTGCCTTCTTTAGATTTGCACCTTGAAGATTATAGTTATAGCCTCTTAAATCAATAGGGCTAAGGTCTTGCCCTTCAAGATTTATCTTTTTCAGAAAAGCCCCAAGGATTAAGGTATTTTCTTTCCCAAAAAGGCCTGGTGTTTCCCCAAGTTTTTCTACCAAATTCTTTGCTTTTTGTTCTCCTAAGAGTTCAAAGAGAAACCTTCCTGCCTCAGGTGAGAAGAGGTTAGCAGAGAGTAAGGGGATAGGGTCTTTCTCCTCTTTTAGGCAAGAAGCCAGAAAGAATTCCTGAATTGCCTTATGGCTAAATGTCCATAGCCCTTGGGTATCCCTCTTTAGCAAGGCAACACGATTGATAAGCCTAAAAGTAGCCTCATCAAAAGGGATATACTTGGGTAAGAATTCAACAATTTGAAACTTAAGGCTTTGCTCATCAATTCCAACTTGTTTTGTTCTCCAGAGATAGAGGGCAAGATTCTGGTCAAATTGTCTTATGTTATCAGGACTTAGTGTTGTTGAATACTTTTTTATAACCCTCTTAATTTCCTGGTCAATACAGCGATTGATTACATCCACCTGTTTTTGTCCGATTTTAGCTGCTTCTATCGCCTCATTAAATGAGTAAGAAAAATAGTGCAGGAATACAGGTCGCTTTGCCATCTCCCAAAGAAGGGGATTTTCCTTGAGCCTTTCACAATCTCCTATTGGGTCTTCGCGGCCATATTTTCCTAGGAACTCAATAATCTCTTCTTCATTAAACTCGCCAAGCTCTATAGCTTTTCCCCTACTTAAGAAGGTATCTTTAAGCTCACTTGAGGCTTCAATAAGATATGACCGGCAGGTAAGGATTATCTTTGTATCTTTGCCAGATAACTGGGTTAGATTCCTGGCAAGTTCTAAGAGTTCTTCAGGCTTTATGCGTAAGCTCAACTCATCTAGGGCATCTAAGAGAAGGACTCCTCCCATTGCTAATAGGGCATCAGGAGATTTGTCAGTAAATCCTATTTCAGCGCGACGAAAGTGCTGGTCTAAGAGGCGGGTGAGTTCTTTTGAGCGCTCCATCTCCCCAAGGGAGATAAAGATAGGAACCCTTTGCTCAGGATTTTCCTGATATTCACTTGCAAGCCTGCGATAAAGCTCACGGAGGGCAAATGTCTTTCCTATGCCAAACTCTCCACCTAAAAGAAGGAAGCCTGCGCCAGAGGAGGTAGCAAAATCATAAAGCTCATCTACTACTGGAATACTACTTCCTTTAGCCTTTTGCTTAATATATTTTTCTGGGGGATAATTTTCATCTCTTTCAATTATCCCTTTTTGCCAGGAGGTTAATTTCTCTGTATCTAAAAGACCAAGCTCTAAATCCTTCTGCTTGACTATTTCTACCCCTTTTCCCCTTAACTCATTTATTTGCTCATCAGGGCTTCCTTTAGGGAGGACTACTACGGGATAGATTCTGGGCTGATAGTTTCTGTAGCAATCAATTACATCCTTTAGGCGCTTAAGGAATAAATCATTAATTACCGGGCTTGCTCCAACAATTGCTCCTCCACCTGGACCTAGGGGGTCTTTATCCCTATAGGCATAAAATATATCCTTTTCACCCTCAATCTTATATCCAAGCCAATCATAATAATTGCGGATTAAAGTGGTAAATGGACTATGTATCTCTTTGTAGTATTCACGCTCCTCTTCCCTTTTTTTATCAGGAGGTTCAATCCATTTTATACCATATCCCTGCATAAGAAGGTGGTAATCTACCTCTCTGGCAATATTTAAGAGTTCCTTTTTGACATGGTCAATAGAGGCAGAACCAATGGGTTCTATTCCTTCAATAACCAAGTCATAGCCTAATTCTCTGGCTAAAATAAGATGTTCTTTAATCTCTTGAGCCAATGTTGCCCAACGCGACCTGAAACCATCTTGAAAATAGAGGTAGTCAACCTTTGTCCAGGCAAGATACTTTATTATCTCTGCCTGCCTGCGTAAAGAGTCCTCTCCAGGAACTGGGAGGTCATCAAGGCTAAATTTGTAAGCAGGAAGACGCTCTTTAAAGGTATGAAAAGCTGAAATGCCCTTTATATCAAAGGGATGGGTTTCACTAATCTCTAAGATAAAATCCTTTGGGATTTGAGTAAATGGGGTTAAGTCAATTATTTCATTATTTATAATTTCTGTAATGAGAAAAGAAGAGAGATTGATGGATTTTTTTACCCTTTCAAGCCTTTCATAATCTGGATGCTTCTTTAAAGCCTTCCCGATTAAGCCAATCATTGCCAAATCAAGTTGAGCAATTAGTTTGTGAAGGGATGTATCTATCCGGCATTCACGACAATGGGACAATAGCTCACCACCACTTACTTGTCTACCTATATCTCCGGATGGTGCTTGAAATAATAGCTCTGCCCCTGCTGTCCATTCCTGACCATCTGGGTTAAGTTGATTAACCCAGTTGACCTTAAAGCAAGCCTCTCCTTCTGGATATTCAATAGTTTCTCCGTGGATAAGTTTTTTTACCAGGCTATGGACATAATCGTTATGCTGGCTCATAATCGCTCAATGACTACCTCTGTTTCGGTAAGTTTTATTCTGGTATTGCATAGAAGGCCAAATCCTAAGGAATTGATTCCTGAGTCATAAATCCTCACTTCACATTCTTTCCCAAACCAAGAAATGGTAGAACGATAAACGGTGGTATCAATAAATCTACCGTCTGCTACCTTAATATACCCTAAACCTCTCGGCTCCAGTCTCCATCCATTTTTTCTTAAATCAGAAACAGAGGCAGATAAGCAATCAGTAAAACCAGTGTCTACAGTGAAGAGAACCGGTTTTGAACCTTTTTGGCCACAGAGTTCTATCCTAGGAATATTTTCATCAACCCTTCCTTTTATCTTCATTCTTCTCCAATTGAGCGAAAGTAGAAAAGGGATTGCGGATGGTCTTTGGATGCTAATTTATCTGCCTTCAGGGTATCAGAGGCGATATAGTAATTTCCAGATTCAACCTCAATAGCCACTACCATCCCCCTATTTTCCCTTTCAAGTTTCTCTTTTATACCTTGATAAATTGCTTCACCACGACTGACAAGTAGCCTACCTTGGGCATCAGATTGCTCATCTTTCACTTGCTGGCTAAATATAGAGGCATTCTCAGGGGTGGCTTCTAAATGGGAGGAAACAAAGTCATCAAGGTCAGGGGCTTCTTTAGCAAATTTGGAGCCTCCATTATTTTGCGTTACAAGAATC
Proteins encoded:
- a CDS encoding pentapeptide repeat-containing protein; amino-acid sequence: MSQHNDYVHSLVKKLIHGETIEYPEGEACFKVNWVNQLNPDGQEWTAGAELLFQAPSGDIGRQVSGGELLSHCRECRIDTSLHKLIAQLDLAMIGLIGKALKKHPDYERLERVKKSINLSSFLITEIINNEIIDLTPFTQIPKDFILEISETHPFDIKGISAFHTFKERLPAYKFSLDDLPVPGEDSLRRQAEIIKYLAWTKVDYLYFQDGFRSRWATLAQEIKEHLILARELGYDLVIEGIEPIGSASIDHVKKELLNIAREVDYHLLMQGYGIKWIEPPDKKREEEREYYKEIHSPFTTLIRNYYDWLGYKIEGEKDIFYAYRDKDPLGPGGGAIVGASPVINDLFLKRLKDVIDCYRNYQPRIYPVVVLPKGSPDEQINELRGKGVEIVKQKDLELGLLDTEKLTSWQKGIIERDENYPPEKYIKQKAKGSSIPVVDELYDFATSSGAGFLLLGGEFGIGKTFALRELYRRLASEYQENPEQRVPIFISLGEMERSKELTRLLDQHFRRAEIGFTDKSPDALLAMGGVLLLDALDELSLRIKPEELLELARNLTQLSGKDTKIILTCRSYLIEASSELKDTFLSRGKAIELGEFNEEEIIEFLGKYGREDPIGDCERLKENPLLWEMAKRPVFLHYFSYSFNEAIEAAKIGQKQVDVINRCIDQEIKRVIKKYSTTLSPDNIRQFDQNLALYLWRTKQVGIDEQSLKFQIVEFLPKYIPFDEATFRLINRVALLKRDTQGLWTFSHKAIQEFFLASCLKEEKDPIPLLSANLFSPEAGRFLFELLGEQKAKNLVEKLGETPGLFGKENTLILGAFLKKINLEGQDLSPIDLRGYNYNLQGANLKKAILVGKNLKGFNLREADLRGANLTGADLVGADLLGALIDGARFDYVRGWKAKTDKEMPGFGASWDREFKIEPVLEPSSYRTDEIIYSPDGRLLIAASEGGIIFFDSKINRAIRHIPSPANCIAISPDGNILASGSDDRTIRLWETETGRLIQRLEGHTSRVLSVAISPDGGMLASGAYDNTICLWETRTGRLIQRLEGHTGWVRSVAFSPDGENLASGSNDRTICLWEIRTGRLIQTLEGHKGPIFSVAFSPDGGKLASGSDDRTICLWEIRTGRLIQRLEGHTDSVFSVAFSPDGTILASGSYDNTICLWETRTARLIQRLEGHTDRVRSVAFSPDGTILASGSYDNTICLWETRTARLIQRLEGHTGRVFSVAISPDGAMLASGSDDRTICLWETKTGRLIQRLEGHTGRVFSVAISPDGAM
- a CDS encoding WD40 repeat domain-containing protein; amino-acid sequence: GRLIQRLEGHTGRVFSVAISPDGAMLASGSDDEIICLWETKTDRLIQRLEGHTNWVRSVAFSPDGNILASGSDDRTICLWETKTGRLIQRLEGHTGWVWSVVISPDGRILISGSDDGTIRFFRISDGKEIIAFAARDKDWVSFTPEGYYIGEGNFGRFFSLVDKIVFYFVDDPIVSEEFNKPELVCNLLTG